The Geomonas agri genome contains the following window.
AGAAGCGCAGGTCTGGTTCCAGTCAGTGCCCTGGTAGGTCACCTGCTTCGGCTTATGCACGGAGTGGCACTTGGCGCAGGCGTCGATCGGCTGATCCTTGTAGTGCGGCTTGTGGCACATGAAGCAGGACGGCTTGAAACCGTGCGACGTGTGGCAACGGTCGCAGGAGACGTTGGTGTGCTTGCTCGGAAACTTGACCAGTTCGGCCTTCTCCTGGGCATGGCAGGTGGCGCAGGTGGTGGTAAGCCGCTGGGTCATGGCGACTTTACGCGGAGTGTGCGGATTGTTGTGGCAGCTCGCGCAATCCTTGTTGGCCGGACCGTGGATGTCGGTGTGGCAGGAAGCGCACTTCGGCATCACTTCGTCGTAGTTGGCCTTCTTCGGGTTGTAGGCGTGGATCACGGTGTGGCAGGCCTGGCAGTCGAAGCGGTGCTTGCCGCCGGCGGTCTTGAGCCCGTTGAATGCGCCGGTGTGGCACTGGGCACATTGCTGCGGGGTGAGCGCAGCCGGTGCGGTCGCGTACATCTCGGGCTTTACCGGGATGTCAACGGTCGCAATCTTGGCAGCAAAAGCCGTGGAAGCGACGAGAATCAAGGTCGCAACGATCAGCGACAGGGTACTCTTTTTCATCATTCCTCCCCAAATAACAGTGTATTCACAACAATCGACTGGTCTTAATACTACCTAAGGTGACTGTCTGTCAAGAAAAGATGTGATTACATCACGGGTGCTTGAAGAGTTGATAGATCGAGAGGAAGGAACAAAGAGACACACTAGAGGCGGATGAGGTCTTCGTGCGGTTCGTCGGAGGGGTTTATGTGTATCATGACATCCCCCACGTTGCTGAAATGCTCGAAAATGCGCCGTTTCACTTCGGTGGCGATATCGTGGGAACGCTTCACCGTCATCTCCGGGGGCATCTCGAGCTTCAGGTCCACGATAAGATACTGCCCGGAGTGGCGCGCCCTGATCTCATGCACTTGGTCCACCCCCTCGACGCTCCGGGCAATATGCGAGATGGCGTCCAGGAGTGACTGTTCGGGCTGGCCGTCCATGAGTTCGTGGGCGGAGGTACGGAAGGTGTGGTAGCCGATATGAAAGATGAAGAACGATGTGAGACCCGCCGCAATGGGGTCCATGATACCGACGCCGAAGTAGGCGCCCCCGACACCGACCAGGGTGGCCACCGAGGTGATGGCATCTTTCCTGTGGTCCTTGGCGATGGCGAGCAGTGCAGGGCTCCCCAGGCTCCCTCCGACTTTCATGGAGTAGCGGTAGAGTGCCTCCTTTGCCACGATGGTGCCGGCCGCAGCTACAACGGCCACCAGCGCAGGCGTGGCGTAGTGCCCCTCCAGCATCGTGGTGGTGGCACCGTAGAGAATCCAGGCGCCGGTGGCGGCGATGACCAGGGAAACGAAGATGGCGGACAGGCTTTCCACCTTGCCGTGCCCATAGGGGTGGTCCGAGTCGTAGGGCTTGCGCCCGACCTTGAGGGCGATCAGGGTCATGCCGATGGCGATGAAGTCGCACGCGCTTTCCACGCCGTCGGCAAAGACAGCGTCAGAATGGCCGTAGTGGCCGGCGGCGAGCTTTAACACCATCAATACGGCGTTGGCCCAAAAGCCGATGCGGATGACGCGGTCGGCCTTGTTGAAGCGATCGCTCCTCAGCACGTTCCCTCCGCGCGCAGGTCTTTCACGGTGAGTTGCAGGGAACTCCTGCCGTTCCAGACGTTGATCCCCGGAGCGAACAGGACATCGACCCTTCCCTGCGGCACACCCGCCTCGGCAAGCCCGAAGCCAATGGCGTCGAAGGTCCTCCCCCCCTGCCCTACCTTGAGTTTCAGGTGCCCCCCCTTGAGCACCCGGCTTTCCAGCACCTCGGCCCCCTTAAGCACGAAGAGCGGTTCGGGGTTGCCCATGCCGAAAGGCTTCATCTGTTCCAGTTGCCGCACCAGGTCCGTGGTGATCTCGCCCGAACCCAGCTCCAGGTCGAAAGCGAGCGTGGGGGTGAGGGCGTCGGCATCGAGTGACTCCTGGGCCGCTTCATCGAAGCGCAGCGCAAAGCGCTCCAGTTCATCCTGTGCTATGGAGAGGCCGGCGGCGTGGCTGTGCCCCCCGAAGCGCAGCAGGTGTTCGGCACATTCCCTGATGGCGTCCAGCAGGTGGAAACGGGAGATACTGCGCCCCGAGCCCCTACCGGTCTCCCCGTCGAAAGCGAACAGGATCACTGGCCGATGGAAGAGTTCCACGATGCGGGAGGCAACGATGCCGATCACGCCGGGATGCCACTGTTCCGAACCGAGCACGATGCTCTTGCGGCCACTACAGGCCCCCTGCTCCAGCATGGCGCGCGCCTCCTCGAAGGTGGCCCGCTCCAGTGCCTGGCGCTCGGCGTTGGCGTCATCAAGCTCCCGGGCAATATCCCGTGCCCGCTGGGGATCCCGGCACAGTAGCAGTTCGAGGCCAAGCGCCGCGTCCTCCAACCTCCCCGCCGCATTGATGCGCGGGGCCAGCCGGTAGCCGACCGCGCCGCAGCCGACCTCCCCCGTTATGCCGGCCACTTCCTTGAGGGCCTCGACACCGACGCGGGTGCCGGCGCAGAGCTGCTTCAGCCCGTAGGATACCAGCACCCGGTTGATCCCCAGCAAGGGGACCACGTCGGCGATGGTGCCCAGGGCGACCAGGTCCAGGTATTCCTTGAGATCGGGCTCCTGGCCGGGCTTGAAGTAGCCGTCGGCGCGCAACCGGGCGCGCAACGCGACCACCAGGTGGAAAGCGACGCCGACACCGGCCAGCGATTTGAAGGGGAACGGGCAGCCGGGCTGCAGCGGGTTGATGATGGTGCAGGCATCGGGCAGTTCTTCGCCCGGGGAGTGGTGATCGGTGACGATGAGGTCAACGCCCGCTTCCCTGCACAGCAGCGCCTCCTTCACGGCAGTAATGCCGCAGTCGACGGTGACAAGCACGGTGGCGCCGGCACGAGTAGCGGCTGCCACCCCCTGCTCGGAGAGGCCGTACCCCTCGGTGAGACGTTTGGGAATGTAGTGGCAGCAGTCGAGACCGATCTTCTGGAAGAAGCTGATCAGTACCGCGCAGGAGGTTACGCCGTCCACGTCGTAATCACCGTGAACGCAGACCCGCTCCCCGGCCTTCAGCGCGTGCACCAGCCGCTCCACAGCCTTCGGCATGCCGGCCAGAAGCATGGGATCGTGGAGCCTGGACAGCACCGGGTTTAAGTAGGCGCCGGCCTCGTCGGCAGCGGTGACGCCGCGCTGAACAAGAAGACGCGCCAAAAGCGGAGTGACGCCGGAACGGGTGAGACCGGCTACCGCCTGGGCATCTGCCTCCCTCGCCCGCCAGCTTCTGTGTGTTACAGGTTTCATCCCGCCTCCACATTCGTAATAAAATCAGGGTGCAATCATAGCATAAGGAGCAGCCACCCGCGAATCTAATGTGCTGCGCGGCTACCAAAAAAAAACCCGCCGAGTGGCGGGTTTTTTGTCTGTTGCTGGTGGTGTTACTTTTTGAACGAGGTAGGCATCTGGCTCATGCCGGCCAAGTCGTTCTTGATCTGCTGTGCTGTCGGGCTCGTCGAGTCGAACTGCAGGTACTTGGTCCAGATCTGCTTGGCCTTGTCCGGCTGTTTCAGGTCCTGGAGGTAGACCACGCCGAGGTTGTAGAGACTTTGCAGGTGCTTGGGGTCGATAGACTGCGCCTTCTCGAAGTTGGCGATCGCCTTGTCGTACCAGCCGATCTTGCGGTACATGATCCCCTGGTCCGTCATCACGTTCAGGTTGTTGGGATCGAGTTCCAGGGCTTTGCCGTAGGCGTTGACCGCCTTCTGCGCCTGGTCGGTGTCGAAGTAGTCGTTGCCGAGCTGGATCCAGGCCTGCAGGTTCTTAGGATCCTGCGCCACGATCTTCTCGGCCTCCACGATGCGCCGCTGGTAGTCATTCGGCGAGCCCGCGCCCTGCGGCACGCTCATGGCGACCTGGGGTTCTTTGTTCTGCCCGGCGATGTTGAAGATCAGGTAACCTCCCAGAAGCCCCACGATCACCGCTACCACGATGGTAAGTACGTTCTCCTTGTTCACAGAGCCTCCTTAGACAGCCTCGGCCTTGGTCTCGACGGCGTGTTTTTCCCACAGCGCCACGATCGGGCTCGCCACGAAGATGGACGAATAGGTGGCGACTACCACGCCCACGACCAGGGCAAAGGCGAAGTCGTGGATCACCTCGCCGCCGAACAGGAACAGCGAAACGGCGGCAAGGAAGGTGGTCACCGAAGTGATGATGGTACGGGACAGTGTCTCGTTGATGCTCTTGTTGAAGATGGTGATCATCGGGTCCTTGAGGCTCTTGTGCATGTTCTCGCGGATACGGTCGAAGACGACGACGGTATCGGTGAGCGAGTAACCGGCGATGGTGAGGACCGCGGTGATGAAGAGGATGTTGACCTCGCGGTGCATCACGTAGAATACGGCGATCATGGCCAGTACGTCATGCATGGTGGCCACGACCGCGCCCACGCCGAACTTGAAGTCGAAGCGCCAGGCGATGTAGAGGATGATGCCAAGCATGGAGAGCGCCACGGCCACCAGGGTGTCCTGCTTCAGCTTCTCGCCGATGGAGGGCCCGATTTCGGTGGAGCTTTCCACGGTGAAAGTGTTGCCCGGGATGCCGGCTTTCAGTGCGTCGGCTACTTGGTCGGCTGACTTACCGGTGGACTTGTGCATCTTTACCAGCACCTGGTTGCCACCGGTGATCTCCTGCAGCTCAACTTCCTTGACGCCGGCTTTCACGAGGGCGTCACGGATGGACTGGGTAGTGGCAGCCTGTGCGAACTTGATCTGCATCTCGGTGCCACCGGAGAAGTCGATGCCCATGTTGGCGGTGCCGCGGGCGATGGCGATGATGCCGATGAGGCCGATGATGGCCATCAGGCCGGAGGCGAGAAAGGAGAACTTCCTCATCCCGATGAAATCTATATTGGTCTTCTTGAGCAGTTCCATTGGTCTCCCCCCTTAAACGCTGAGTCGCTTCACGTGGACGCGGTCCAGGAAGGCGTCAAAGAGCACCTTGGTGGCAACGAGCGACGTGAACAGGTTGATGATGATACCGAGGCTGAGCGAAACAGCGAAGCCTTTGACCGGGCCGGTGCCGAACTGGAACAGCACCGCCGCTGTGATCAGGGCGGTAACGTGCGAGTCCATAATGGTAAGGAACGCCTTGTCGTAGCCGGCGTCGAGCGCGGCGTGCGGCGTCTTGCCCAGGCGCAGCTCCTCCCTGATCCTCTCGAAGATGAGGACGTTGGAGTCGACCGACATACCGACCAGGAGGACGATAGCGGCGATGCCCGGCAGGGTCAGCGTAGCACCCAGCGCGGAGAGAGCGCCCATCAGGAACAGGATGTTCAGCACCATGCCCAGGTTAGCGACCATGCCGGAGAGTTTGTAGTACATCGCCATGAAGCTGACGACGAGCAGGACGCCGATCAGACCGGCCATGAGCCCCTTGTGGATGGAGTCGCGACCAAGGGAAGGACCGACGGTGACGTTCTGCAGGATCTTGACCGGAGCAGGCAGCGAACCGGCGCGCAGCACGATGGCGAGGTCGGCGGCTTCCTTCTCGGTGAAGGAGCCGGAGATCTGGGCGGAGCCGCCCGAGATCCTCTCGCGGATTACCGGAGCGGAGTAGATGTTGCTGTCCAGGACGATGGCGAAGCGCTTGCCCACGTTGGCGGCGGTGACCTGGTCGAACAGGCGCGCGCCGGTGGAGTTGAACTCGATGGCAACGTAGGGCTGGTTGTACTGGGAATCAATCCTGATCTGGGCGTCGGTAAGCAGCTCGCCGGTGATTATGGCCTTTTTCTTCACCACCAGCGGGGTCTCGGAGACGGCGCCGGTCTGGGGATCAGTCCTCTTCTCGAAGAGAAGCTCGTCGTCTTCGGGGAGCGAACCGGCGGTCGCGGTGGCCGCGTTGACGGTCTCGTCCACCAGCTTGAACTCGAGGCGGGCGGTCTTGCCGATCAGCTCGATGGCGCGCTTGGGATCCTTGATGCCCGGGAGCTGAACGACGATGTTGTTCAGGCCTTCACGCTGGATCACCGGCTCAGAGACGCCGAACTGGTCAATCCTGTTGCGGATGGTCTCCAGGGCCTGCGCCACGGCGCGGTCTTTCCTAACCTGTGCCTCTTTCTCGTTGATGCGCAGCTGCATGTTGACGAAGCCGCCCTCGTCGAAGACCGGCAGGGCCTCGAGGTCGGGGTACTTCTTCTTGATCAGCGCCTGCACCTTGTCGGCCGAACCGCGATCGTACAGGGTGAGCTGCACTTTGTCGCCGCCCAGTCGCCCGATCTTCTTGAAGCGCAGGTTCTGCGCCGTAAGGGAGTCCTCGAGGTCGGTGGCGATCAGGTCCAGGGACCCTTCCACAGCCTTCTGGGTCTCGACCTCCATGACCAGGTGGGTACCGCCCTGCAGGTCAAGACCCAGGTGGATCTTGTCCTTGGGGAGCAGGCCGCTCCACCACTTCGGGAGCGTGTCGACCAAGGTCGGCGTCAGGTAGACGCACGAGGCGATGATGAAAATGAGGATAAGAGAAATGCGCCAGGTATAACCCTTCATGGGAAAAGCTCCTTTCGGAAAAATTCGATCAATGCACTAGTCCTGCTTAACAGACGCAATGTACCCCTTGTTGATCCTGACGTTGACACCGGGGGCGATCTCCAGGGTTACCACCTGGTCGTCCAGCGCGGTCACCTTGCCGTGCATGCCGCCGGCGGTGACGACCTGGTCGCCTTTTTTGAGCGCGTCCAAAAGCGCCCTGTGCTCCTTGGCCTTTTTCTGCTGCGGCCTGATGAGCAGGAAGTAAAAAATGGCAAACATGAACACCAGGGGGATCAATCCCTGGAACTGTGCCATCATCCCTCCGCCCGCCGGCGCACCGCCCTGCGCGGGAGCAGCCATTGCAAACGCCAAACCTAACATATAGTTACCTCCTGGGTTGTATTTCCATCCCTTATTGACAGTGATAATTTCAGGTAAAGCTTCAAGTCGCGTGCATCAAGCCGCTGTTCTTGCGGCGTAAAAGTCTCGCCTGAACTTGACGAACTCGCCCCTGCCGATGGCCTCCCGCACCTGTTTCATCAGGTTCAGGTAGAAGTGCAGGTTATGCCAGCTGTTCAGCCGCGAGGCCAAGATCTCCTGGCTACGGTACAGGTGCCTCAGATAGGCCCTCGAGTAGTTGCGGCAGACGTAGCAGTCGCAGGCCGGGTCGATGGGACCCTGATCCTCGGCGTAGATGGCCGCCTTGATGTTGATCCTGCCGAAGCTGGTGAACAGGGCGCCGTTTCGGGCGTTCCTGGTCGGCATGACGCAGTCGAACATGTCGAAGCCGTTGTAGACCGCCTCGATCAAGTCCTCGGGCGCGCCGATGCCCATGATGTAACGCGGCGAGTTCTCGGGCAGGATGTCGCTGCACTCCTGCATCATGCCGTGCATGACTTCCTTCTCCTCGCCCACCGACAGACCGCCCAGCGCGTAGCCGTCGAAACCGATGTCCGTGATCTGCCGCGCGCTCTCGCGCCTCAACTCCGGATGCATCCCCCCCTGCACGATCCCGAAGAGCGCCTGGTCGGGACGGCTGTGCGCATCCTTGCAGCGCTTGGCCCAGCGGGTGGTCAACTCAAGCGACTTTTGCACATAGGAGCGTTCGGCCGGATACGGAGGGCATTCGTCGAAACACATGGCGATGTCGGCGCCCAGCGCCTCCTGGATGGCGATGGAAACCTCGGGGGAGATGAAGTGTTTGGATCCGTCGATGTGGGAGCGGAACTTCACCCCTTCCTCGGAGATCTTCCTCAGTTCGCCAAGCGAAAAGACCTGGAAGCCGCCGGAATCGGTCAGCATGGGACGGTCCCAGTGCATGAAGCGGTGCAGTCCCCCCAGCCGGCCCACCAGTTCGTGGCCGGGACGCAGGTAGAGGTGGTAAGTATTGGCCAGAATGATCTGTGACCCGACCTCAACCAGCTCTTCGGGCGTCATAGCCTTGACCGTCGCCTGGGTGCCGACCGGCATGAATATCGGGGTTTCGATCCTGCCGTGCGTGGTTGTCAGAGAGCCTAAACGGGCCGCGCAGCCCGGGTCTTTCTTGATAAGTTCAAACGATATGGCTGACAAAATGATCCTTTATCCAATAAACATCGCATCGCCGTAGCTGAAGAACCGGAAGCGCCTTCTTACTGCTTCAGCGTAGGCCTCGGTCATGAACTCTTTACCGGCGAAAGCGCACACTAACATAAATAGTGTCGATTTGGGGAGATGAAAATTCGTTATCAACGCATCAACCACCCTGAACCGGTATCCCGGCAGGATGAAGATGTCCGCCTCGCGCTCCCCCGCCTCCAATTGGCCGGAGGCGGCAGCGTGCTCCAGGGCCCGCATCGACGTGGTTCCGAGCGCGACTACCCTCCCCCCGGACGCCTTGGTGCGGCGGATCGCCTCGGCGGTCTCGTGCGGGATCCGGTACAACTCCCGGTGCATGGTGTGCTGGGACAGGTCCTCGACCCGAACCGGCATGAAGGTCCCCAGACCCACGTGCAGGGTAAGAGGCGCGATCTCCACGCCGCGACCCCGGATCTCAGCCAGGATCTCCGGGGTGAAGTGCAGGCCGGCCGTAGGGGCAGCCACGGCCCCCTTCTCCCGCGCGAACACGGTCTGGTAGCGCTCCAGGTCCTCACCTTCGGGGGCGCGCTTGATATAGGGGGGGAGCGGCATGCTCCCGGCCCCTTCCAGCCAGGCCATGAAGTCGTCGCTCCCCTCGAAGCAGACTAGCCACTCCCCTTCCTCCCGGGCAGCCACTTTCGCAGTGACCCCGTCGGGAAGGATGATGCGGGTGCCGGCACCGGGGGACTTGGAGGCCTTGATGAGGCAGCTCCATACCTCGTCCACGCCGGGAACGCGACGCACAAGGAACACCTCGACGGCGCCGCCGCTCTCCTTGTGCCCCCTGAGCCGGGCCGGAATGACGCGGGTGTCGTTGAGGACCAGGAGGTCGCCGGGGCGGAACTGTCCGGCGATGGCGGCCACGGTGCTCTCCCCGACCGTGCCGGTGGCACGCTCGAGTGCCAACAGCCGGGAGGCGTCCCTGCGGCTCGCCGGGTGCTGAGCGATCAGCTCCGGCGGGAGTTCGTAATCGAAATCGGAAAGGCGCATGCTATCGACCGTACCCGCCGGAAAGCTTCACGCCCGGATAATAGTAAGTAAGTATCTCGCGGTAATCGAACCCTTCGTTGGCGCGCCCCTTGGCGCCCCACTGGCACAGCCCCACACCGTGACCGGAGCCGGTGCCGCTCACCTGGAGCTCATCGCGCTGGCTGCGCAGTTCGAAGTTGGTGCTCTTCACGACGCCGTAGCCCAGGGCTTTCCTGAAGGCGACACCAGGGATGACCACGCTCCCCCGGGAGCATTCGGCGACCACGTCCTGCACTCTGCCGCTAGCGTTCCTGCCGCGCACCCGCAGGTCCCTGAGACCTGCCACCTGGAACCCGGCTGCCTTCAGCGAGTTCTCGACCTTTTTAAGGGGAAGGTTCAGCTCCCACCGGATCGGATTGGACTCGCTGCAGTAACGGCAGGAAACGCCTTGGAGGTAAGGGATCGAGAGCCCCCAAACGTTCCTGGAGTTCTCAGTGTGGCCGGCGCAGTTGGAATGGTAGAAAGCTTGGATGGTCTTGCCGTTGTAGGTGAGCACCTCTCCGGCAGTCTCGCGCACACCGTAGGCAGCGCGGCTGTCCTCAACGTCCGCCCCCTCGTACACCTGGTCCATCACGCTGGACTCGAGCTGGTAACTCTGGCCGCGGCGGGCTTGCATCTGGTACACCGCGTAGGAACGGGCGATGACCGCCTGCGCCTTGATGGCCTCGATGGGCCAGGCGGAACTGATCTCGCAGTTGATGAGGCCGACCAGGTACTCCTCCAGCGGCAGTTCGTTCACCACCAGCAGGCCCTTGTCGGCCGGCGACACCTCGATCAGGGCCCGGTACCCCTTGCCGTTCACCGAGATGCGCGAAAACGCAGAGGCGACCAGGCGGTCCACCGGCCTGCCGTTGACACTGAGGCCGCTCCCCAAGCGCCGTACCTCTAGGGGCATCTCCACCCTGAGCGGTTCGCGGCCGTCGGTAAGAAGCACGCCGTCGCCGTCGATCCTGAGGGTTTCCGCCCCCTTGAACAGGGCCACCCGCACCATCTCCGGTCGCATCGAGGCGGCACTCCCTCCGGCGGCGAGGCAGATGAGTAATATGATCAACGTCCTGAAGCAGCTCATCAATTCCGTTTACACATGGGTTTAACTGTCCCGTAAAAGCCTTAGATATAAACCATGGAACAGCCCGCAAAGTCAATAATTTTATGGCTCTAATCAGAGCGTATTCAGTCTATAGATTGGCAAGCGATTTGCTTTGTTTCTCATTAAGCCTTAGAGTCACGGGGTGATCAGCCAGGGGGACCGGGACAGGGCAGTGAAGCTAAGGTGTCGACATCAGTAAATTTCGCGGCAACGCAGCGGAGTTGAACCATCCAAATAAGTGTTGCCAGATGTACAAAAACAGGCTATATCGCTGTAGAACATAGCCATTTAGCGTGATTTGTACCACCGTTCGGAGCTGTATGCGCTTCTCCCTCAAAACCAAAATCCTCATCCTGGTAACTGCGATCCTGGTCGTCGTCATCTCCACAGTTGCCTACCATAACTACCGGCAGCAGAAGGAAATGTTGCACGAGATAGCCAACCGCAACACCTCGGTGCTGATCGAGACTATCAAGAGTTCCGTCGCCAACGCGATGCTGTCGGGCCGCTCCGACGAGGTCGCCAGCATCTTCGCCAGAATCAAATCCCGGGAGTTCGTTAAGTCCATAAGAATCGTTGACGCGGAAGGAAAAATCCTCAACTCCGCCGATCGCAGCGAGATCGGCAGCCGGATCCCGGAACAGGGGCACAGCACGCTCCCTAGCCGCAACTTCTCCCTGCTCCCCGAAGAGGGAGTTTTCCTTTCCTACGCACGCATCTTCAACGCGCCGCAATGCTATAAGTGTCATCCCGCCAGCAAGGAGACACTTGGGCTACTCGAGATCAAGCTCTCCCTTGGGTACATGAACAGCTTCATCTACCGCGAGCGCGAGATCGCCATCGTTTCCGCCATCATCCTGGTCCTGCTCACCGTGATCACCATCTCCACCCTTCTGATCATCTACGTGGAGCGTCCCATCCGCAAGCTGATGCGCTGCATGGAGAAGGTCGAACAAGGTGAGTTCAACCAGGAAATCAGTCTCACCTCCAGCCTCGAGATGCGCTCATTGGGCAACAGCTTCAACCGCATGGTGGGCACCATCGGCAACTTGATGGAATCAACCGTCAAACACGAAAGGGAACTGGCCCGGGCCCAGGAAAAACTGGCGCACCACCGCGAGACCCACCAGATGAACGGCCGCCTTGAGGAACAGATCCGCGAGATCGAGAACTTGAACGTGACCTTGGAGGAGCGCATCGAGGAGATCGAGGAGGCGAACTACAAGATCGCCGACCTGGCCGGGGAACTGGAAGACAAGAACACCAACCTGGAGAAGGCAGTTGCGAAGCTCTCCACCCTGTACCGCCTGGGACTGGCCATCAACTCCACCATCGAGGTGGAGGACCTGTACCGGCTGGTGGTGAAGACCACCATGGACACCCTGCAGGCCCAGGTCGGCTACGTGGTGCTCTACGACGCCGAACATGGCGAGTTGCGCATCACCAACCTGGTCGGCTACCGCGACCCGAACCCGCAGTACCTGCGCGTCCCCATGAAGCCCTCCAGCGTCTCCAGTTGGGTGATCCAGAACAGCAAGCCGCTTCTTATCACCGACATCGCCCAGACGCCCGAGTTCGACCGGATCAGCCCCTTGGGTTTCGAGAGAAAGACCCTTATCTGCGCCCCGCTCATGGTCAAGGACGAGATCATCGGCACCCTGACCGTGGTCAACAAGCTGAACAACACGGTCTACAACCACGAGGAACTGGAGCTTCTCTCCACCATCGCGGCGCAGGCCTCCATCGCCATCAAGAACGCCATGCTCTACGACGAGCAGCAAAAGACCTACCTGAACACCATTCAGGCCCTGGTCTCCGCCATCGAGGCATCCGACAGTTATACCCGTGGCCATTCCGAGCGCGTCACCCGCTTCTCGCTCGCCCTGGCCAGAAAGCTCGAGCTCCCCGCCAATCGCCTCAAGGTGATCGAGCGCGCCGCCATCCTGCACGACATCGGCAAGATCGGCATCGACCTCTCCCTGCTGCACAAGGAGGAAACCCTCACCAAGGACGACGTGGCCGAGTTGCAGCAACACCCCAGCATCGGCATGACGATCCTGGAGCCGATCGAGTTCCTGCACGACGTGCGGTTGTGCATCGGGCAGCACCACGAACGCTACGACGGCAAGGGGTACCCCAACCGCCTGACCGGCCAGGAGCTCCTGCTCGAGTCCCGTATTCTTGCCATCGCCGACAGCTTCGATGCCATGACCTCGGACCGCCCCTACCGCAAGGCGCTCAAGCTCGAGGTAGCAATCCAGGAGTTGGCCGAGAATGCCGGCACCCAGTTCGACCCTGAATTGGTCCCCATCTTCATCAAGCTCCTGAAGACGCCGAACTTCCTGCCCCAGCGCGAGGAATTCCCGGGGCTACACGTGGTGCCTCTTGCTGCCAAGGGGGGTAGCAAGTCTCACTCCTGCATTGCCCAGTAATTCAAATAATGGTATAAGATAAAACTCTGTAGCGCGGCCGGCAGAGCCGGTCCGCGCCATTTTTGTGCCCCTTTGCGGGCAACAGGAGCCCTTGTGCCGGCACTTCTAGAAATCACAGGACTGCGCACCGAGTTCAACCTGAAAAGCGGCGTG
Protein-coding sequences here:
- the secF gene encoding protein translocase subunit SecF, whose protein sequence is MELLKKTNIDFIGMRKFSFLASGLMAIIGLIGIIAIARGTANMGIDFSGGTEMQIKFAQAATTQSIRDALVKAGVKEVELQEITGGNQVLVKMHKSTGKSADQVADALKAGIPGNTFTVESSTEIGPSIGEKLKQDTLVAVALSMLGIILYIAWRFDFKFGVGAVVATMHDVLAMIAVFYVMHREVNILFITAVLTIAGYSLTDTVVVFDRIRENMHKSLKDPMITIFNKSINETLSRTIITSVTTFLAAVSLFLFGGEVIHDFAFALVVGVVVATYSSIFVASPIVALWEKHAVETKAEAV
- a CDS encoding tetratricopeptide repeat protein, producing MNKENVLTIVVAVIVGLLGGYLIFNIAGQNKEPQVAMSVPQGAGSPNDYQRRIVEAEKIVAQDPKNLQAWIQLGNDYFDTDQAQKAVNAYGKALELDPNNLNVMTDQGIMYRKIGWYDKAIANFEKAQSIDPKHLQSLYNLGVVYLQDLKQPDKAKQIWTKYLQFDSTSPTAQQIKNDLAGMSQMPTSFKK
- the recJ gene encoding single-stranded-DNA-specific exonuclease RecJ; amino-acid sequence: MKPVTHRSWRAREADAQAVAGLTRSGVTPLLARLLVQRGVTAADEAGAYLNPVLSRLHDPMLLAGMPKAVERLVHALKAGERVCVHGDYDVDGVTSCAVLISFFQKIGLDCCHYIPKRLTEGYGLSEQGVAAATRAGATVLVTVDCGITAVKEALLCREAGVDLIVTDHHSPGEELPDACTIINPLQPGCPFPFKSLAGVGVAFHLVVALRARLRADGYFKPGQEPDLKEYLDLVALGTIADVVPLLGINRVLVSYGLKQLCAGTRVGVEALKEVAGITGEVGCGAVGYRLAPRINAAGRLEDAALGLELLLCRDPQRARDIARELDDANAERQALERATFEEARAMLEQGACSGRKSIVLGSEQWHPGVIGIVASRIVELFHRPVILFAFDGETGRGSGRSISRFHLLDAIRECAEHLLRFGGHSHAAGLSIAQDELERFALRFDEAAQESLDADALTPTLAFDLELGSGEITTDLVRQLEQMKPFGMGNPEPLFVLKGAEVLESRVLKGGHLKLKVGQGGRTFDAIGFGLAEAGVPQGRVDVLFAPGINVWNGRSSLQLTVKDLRAEGTC
- a CDS encoding cytochrome c3 family protein, with product MKKSTLSLIVATLILVASTAFAAKIATVDIPVKPEMYATAPAALTPQQCAQCHTGAFNGLKTAGGKHRFDCQACHTVIHAYNPKKANYDEVMPKCASCHTDIHGPANKDCASCHNNPHTPRKVAMTQRLTTTCATCHAQEKAELVKFPSKHTNVSCDRCHTSHGFKPSCFMCHKPHYKDQPIDACAKCHSVHKPKQVTYQGTDWNQTCASCHSKVAAKLFNSKARHSKVACASCHKSKHGYIPQCTECHKAPHPASILTRFPNCLGCHLDVHDLPSMK
- the secD gene encoding protein translocase subunit SecD, giving the protein MKGYTWRISLILIFIIASCVYLTPTLVDTLPKWWSGLLPKDKIHLGLDLQGGTHLVMEVETQKAVEGSLDLIATDLEDSLTAQNLRFKKIGRLGGDKVQLTLYDRGSADKVQALIKKKYPDLEALPVFDEGGFVNMQLRINEKEAQVRKDRAVAQALETIRNRIDQFGVSEPVIQREGLNNIVVQLPGIKDPKRAIELIGKTARLEFKLVDETVNAATATAGSLPEDDELLFEKRTDPQTGAVSETPLVVKKKAIITGELLTDAQIRIDSQYNQPYVAIEFNSTGARLFDQVTAANVGKRFAIVLDSNIYSAPVIRERISGGSAQISGSFTEKEAADLAIVLRAGSLPAPVKILQNVTVGPSLGRDSIHKGLMAGLIGVLLVVSFMAMYYKLSGMVANLGMVLNILFLMGALSALGATLTLPGIAAIVLLVGMSVDSNVLIFERIREELRLGKTPHAALDAGYDKAFLTIMDSHVTALITAAVLFQFGTGPVKGFAVSLSLGIIINLFTSLVATKVLFDAFLDRVHVKRLSV
- a CDS encoding cation diffusion facilitator family transporter, giving the protein MLRSDRFNKADRVIRIGFWANAVLMVLKLAAGHYGHSDAVFADGVESACDFIAIGMTLIALKVGRKPYDSDHPYGHGKVESLSAIFVSLVIAATGAWILYGATTTMLEGHYATPALVAVVAAAGTIVAKEALYRYSMKVGGSLGSPALLAIAKDHRKDAITSVATLVGVGGAYFGVGIMDPIAAGLTSFFIFHIGYHTFRTSAHELMDGQPEQSLLDAISHIARSVEGVDQVHEIRARHSGQYLIVDLKLEMPPEMTVKRSHDIATEVKRRIFEHFSNVGDVMIHINPSDEPHEDLIRL
- the yajC gene encoding preprotein translocase subunit YajC, with product MLGLAFAMAAPAQGGAPAGGGMMAQFQGLIPLVFMFAIFYFLLIRPQQKKAKEHRALLDALKKGDQVVTAGGMHGKVTALDDQVVTLEIAPGVNVRINKGYIASVKQD